The Equus asinus isolate D_3611 breed Donkey chromosome 15, EquAss-T2T_v2, whole genome shotgun sequence genome includes a window with the following:
- the EPB41L1 gene encoding band 4.1-like protein 1 isoform X31 produces MTTETGPDSEVKKAQEEAPQQPEAAADATTPVTPAGHGHPEANSNEKHLPQQDTRPAEQSLDMEEKDYGEADGLSERTTPSKAQKSPQKIAKKYKSAICRVTLLDASEYECEVEKHGRGQVLFDLVCEHLNLLEKDYFGLTFCDADSQKNWLDPSKEIKKQIRSSPWNFAFTVKFYPPDPAQLTEDITRYYLCLQLRADIITGRLPCSFVTHALLGSYAVQAELGDYDAEEHVGNYVSELRFAPNQTRELEERIMELHKTYRGMTPGEAEIHFLENAKKLSMYGVDLHHAKDSEGIDIMLGVCANGLLIYRDRLRINRFAWPKILKISYKRSNFYIKIRPGEYEQFESTIGFKLPNHRSAKRLWKVCIEHHTFFRLVSPEPPPKGFLVMGSKFRYSGRTQAQTRQASALIDRPAPFFERSSSKRYTMSRSLDGASVSENHDAGPDSDKREEDGESGGRRSEAEEGELRTPTKIKELKFLDKPEDVLLKHQASINELKRTLKEPNSKLIHRDRDWERERRLPSSPASPSPKGTPEKANEPVKTETMTVSSLAIRKKIEPEAVLQTRVSTVDTSQVDGTAPGGKEFMPTTPSITTETISTTMENSVKSGKGAAAMIPGPQTVATEIRSLSPIIGKDVLTSTYSATAETLSTSTTTHVTKTVKGGFSETRIEKRIIITGDEDVDQDQALALAIKEAKLQHPDMLVTKAVVYRETDPSPEERDKKPQES; encoded by the exons AGCCTAGACATGGAGGAGAAGGACTACGGTGAGGCCGACGGCCTGTCAGAGAGGACCACGCCCAGCAAGGCCCAGAAATCGCCCCAGAAGATTGCCAAGAAATACAAGAGTGCCATCTGCCGAGTCACTCTGCTCGATGCCTCTGAGTATGAGTGTGAGGTGGAG aAACATGGCCGGGGCCAGGTGCTATTTGACCTGGTCTGTGAGCACCTCAACCTCCTGGAGAAGGACTACTTTGGCCTGACCTTCTGTGATGCTGACAGCCAGAAG AACTGGCTGGACCCCTCCAAGGAAATCAAGAAGCAGATTCGGA GCAGCCCCTGGAATTTTGCCTTCACAGTCAAGTTCTACCCCCCTGACCCTGCTCAGCTGACCGAAGACATCACAAG ATACTACCTGTGCCTGCAGCTGCGGGCGGACATCATCACGGGCCGGCTGCCCTGCTCCTTCGTCACGCATGCCCTGCTGGGCTCCTACGCTGTGCAGGCTGAGCTGGGTGACTATGATGCTGAGGAGCATGTGGGCAACTATGTCAGCGAGCTCCGCTTCGCCCCTAACCAGACCcgggagctggaggagaggatCATGGAGCTGCACAAGACGTATAG GGGCATGACCCCAGGAGAAGCAGAAATCCACTTCCTAGAGAATGCGAAGAAGCTTTCCATGTATGGAGTAGACCTGCACCATGCCAAG GACTCTGAGGGCATCGACATCATGTTAGGAGTCTGTGCCAATGGCCTGCTTATCTACCGGGACCGGCTGAGAATCAACCGCTTCGCCTGGCCCAAGATTCTCAAGATCTCCTACAAGAGGAGTAACTTTTATATCAAGATCCGGCCTGGGGAG TATGAGCAGTTTGAGAGCACAATTGGCTTTAAACTCCCAAACCACCGGTCAGCCAAGAGACTGTGGAAGGTGTGCATCGAGCACCACACGTTCTTCCG GCTGGTGTCCCCTGAGCCCCCACCCAAGGGCTTCCTGGTGATGGGCTCCAAGTTCCGGTATAGTGGGAGGACCCAGGCACAGACCCGCCAGGCCAGCGCCCTCATCGATCGACCTGCACCCTTCTTTGAGCGTTCCTCCAGCAAACGGTACACCATGTCCCGCAGCCTTGATGGAG CCTCAGTCAGTGAGAACCATGACGCAGGACCTGACAGTGACAAGCGGGAAGAGGATGGCGAGTCTGGGGGGCGGCGGTCAGAGGCCGAGGAGGGAGAGCTGAGGACCCCCACCAAGATCAAGGAGCTAAAG TTCTTAGACAAGCCAGAGGATGTCTTGCTGAAGCACCAGGCCAGCATCAACGAGCTCAAGAGGACCCTGAAGGAACCCAACAGCAAACTGATCCACCGGGATCGAGACTGGGAGCGGGAGCGCAGGCTGCCCTCCTCacccgcctccccctcccccaagggCACCCCTGAGAAAGCCAATGAG CCTGTGAAAACGGAAACCATGACTGTCAGCAGCCTGGCCATCAGGAAGAAGATCGAGCCGGAGGCTGTACTGCAGACCAGAGTCAGCACTGTGGACACCAGCCAG GTTGATGGCACTGCCCCAGGGGGGAAGGAGTTCATGCCAACCACTCCCTCCATCACCACGGAGACCATATCAACCACCATG GAGAACAGTGTCAAGTCCGGGAAGGGGGCAGCTGCCATGATCCCAGGCCCACAGACGGTGGCCACGGAAATCCGTTCTCTTTCTCCG ATCATCGGGAAAGATGTCCTCACCAGCACCTACAGCGCCACCGCGGAAAccctctccacctccaccaccacccatGTTACCAAA ACTGTGAAAGGAGGGTTTTCTGAGACAAGGATTGAGAAGCGAATCATCATTACTGGGGACGAAGATGTTGATCAAGACCAG GCCCTggctttggccatcaaggaggccaAACTGCAGCATCCTGACATGCTGGTAACCAAAGCTGTCGTATACAGAGAAACAGACCCATCCCCAGAGGAGAGGGACAAGAAGCCACAG
- the EPB41L1 gene encoding band 4.1-like protein 1 isoform X24, translated as MTTETGPDSEVKKAQEEAPQQPEAAADATTPVTPAGHGHPEANSNEKHLPQQDTRPAEQSLDMEEKDYGEADGLSERTTPSKAQKSPQKIAKKYKSAICRVTLLDASEYECEVEKHGRGQVLFDLVCEHLNLLEKDYFGLTFCDADSQKNWLDPSKEIKKQIRSSPWNFAFTVKFYPPDPAQLTEDITRYYLCLQLRADIITGRLPCSFVTHALLGSYAVQAELGDYDAEEHVGNYVSELRFAPNQTRELEERIMELHKTYRGMTPGEAEIHFLENAKKLSMYGVDLHHAKDSEGIDIMLGVCANGLLIYRDRLRINRFAWPKILKISYKRSNFYIKIRPGEYEQFESTIGFKLPNHRSAKRLWKVCIEHHTFFRLVSPEPPPKGFLVMGSKFRYSGRTQAQTRQASALIDRPAPFFERSSSKRYTMSRSLDGAEFSRPASVSENHDAGPDSDKREEDGESGGRRSEAEEGELRTPTKIKELKFLDKPEDVLLKHQASINELKRTLKEPNSKLIHRDRDWERERRLPSSPASPSPKGTPEKANERAGLREGSEEKVKPPRPKAPESDTGDEDQDQERDAVFLKDNHLAIERKCSSITVSSTSSLEAEVDFTVIGDYHGSAFEDFSRSLPELDRDKSDSEPEGLVFSRDLNKGGPGQDDESGGIEDSPDRGACSTLDMPQFEPVKTETMTVSSLAIRKKIEPEAVLQTRVSTVDTSQVDGTAPGGKEFMPTTPSITTETISTTMENSVKSGKGAAAMIPGPQTVATEIRSLSPIIGKDVLTSTYSATAETLSTSTTTHVTKTVKGGFSETRIEKRIIITGDEDVDQDQALALAIKEAKLQHPDMLVTKAVVYRETDPSPEERDKKPQES; from the exons AGCCTAGACATGGAGGAGAAGGACTACGGTGAGGCCGACGGCCTGTCAGAGAGGACCACGCCCAGCAAGGCCCAGAAATCGCCCCAGAAGATTGCCAAGAAATACAAGAGTGCCATCTGCCGAGTCACTCTGCTCGATGCCTCTGAGTATGAGTGTGAGGTGGAG aAACATGGCCGGGGCCAGGTGCTATTTGACCTGGTCTGTGAGCACCTCAACCTCCTGGAGAAGGACTACTTTGGCCTGACCTTCTGTGATGCTGACAGCCAGAAG AACTGGCTGGACCCCTCCAAGGAAATCAAGAAGCAGATTCGGA GCAGCCCCTGGAATTTTGCCTTCACAGTCAAGTTCTACCCCCCTGACCCTGCTCAGCTGACCGAAGACATCACAAG ATACTACCTGTGCCTGCAGCTGCGGGCGGACATCATCACGGGCCGGCTGCCCTGCTCCTTCGTCACGCATGCCCTGCTGGGCTCCTACGCTGTGCAGGCTGAGCTGGGTGACTATGATGCTGAGGAGCATGTGGGCAACTATGTCAGCGAGCTCCGCTTCGCCCCTAACCAGACCcgggagctggaggagaggatCATGGAGCTGCACAAGACGTATAG GGGCATGACCCCAGGAGAAGCAGAAATCCACTTCCTAGAGAATGCGAAGAAGCTTTCCATGTATGGAGTAGACCTGCACCATGCCAAG GACTCTGAGGGCATCGACATCATGTTAGGAGTCTGTGCCAATGGCCTGCTTATCTACCGGGACCGGCTGAGAATCAACCGCTTCGCCTGGCCCAAGATTCTCAAGATCTCCTACAAGAGGAGTAACTTTTATATCAAGATCCGGCCTGGGGAG TATGAGCAGTTTGAGAGCACAATTGGCTTTAAACTCCCAAACCACCGGTCAGCCAAGAGACTGTGGAAGGTGTGCATCGAGCACCACACGTTCTTCCG GCTGGTGTCCCCTGAGCCCCCACCCAAGGGCTTCCTGGTGATGGGCTCCAAGTTCCGGTATAGTGGGAGGACCCAGGCACAGACCCGCCAGGCCAGCGCCCTCATCGATCGACCTGCACCCTTCTTTGAGCGTTCCTCCAGCAAACGGTACACCATGTCCCGCAGCCTTGATGGAG CAGAGTTCTCCCGTCCAGCCTCAGTCAGTGAGAACCATGACGCAGGACCTGACAGTGACAAGCGGGAAGAGGATGGCGAGTCTGGGGGGCGGCGGTCAGAGGCCGAGGAGGGAGAGCTGAGGACCCCCACCAAGATCAAGGAGCTAAAG TTCTTAGACAAGCCAGAGGATGTCTTGCTGAAGCACCAGGCCAGCATCAACGAGCTCAAGAGGACCCTGAAGGAACCCAACAGCAAACTGATCCACCGGGATCGAGACTGGGAGCGGGAGCGCAGGCTGCCCTCCTCacccgcctccccctcccccaagggCACCCCTGAGAAAGCCAATGAG agagcagggctgagggagggctcAGAGGAGAAAGTCAAACCACCACGTCCCAAGGCCCCAGAGAGTGACACAGGAGATGAGGACCAAGACCAGGAGAGGGACGCAGTGTTCCTGAAGGACAACCACCTGGCCATTGAGCGCAAGTGCTCCAGCATCACAGTCAGCTCCACGTCCAGCCTGGAGGCTGAGGTCGACTTCACAGTCATTGGTGACTACCATGGCAGCGCCTTCGAAGACTTCTCCCGCAGCCTGCCTGAGCTCGACCGAGACAAAAGCGACTCGGAACCCGAGGGCCTGGTGTTCTCCCGGGATCTCAACAAGGGGGGCCCTGGTCAGGATGACGAGTCAGGGGGCATCGAGGACAGCCCGGATCGAGGGGCCTGCTCTACCCTGGATATGCCCCAGTTTGAG CCTGTGAAAACGGAAACCATGACTGTCAGCAGCCTGGCCATCAGGAAGAAGATCGAGCCGGAGGCTGTACTGCAGACCAGAGTCAGCACTGTGGACACCAGCCAG GTTGATGGCACTGCCCCAGGGGGGAAGGAGTTCATGCCAACCACTCCCTCCATCACCACGGAGACCATATCAACCACCATG GAGAACAGTGTCAAGTCCGGGAAGGGGGCAGCTGCCATGATCCCAGGCCCACAGACGGTGGCCACGGAAATCCGTTCTCTTTCTCCG ATCATCGGGAAAGATGTCCTCACCAGCACCTACAGCGCCACCGCGGAAAccctctccacctccaccaccacccatGTTACCAAA ACTGTGAAAGGAGGGTTTTCTGAGACAAGGATTGAGAAGCGAATCATCATTACTGGGGACGAAGATGTTGATCAAGACCAG GCCCTggctttggccatcaaggaggccaAACTGCAGCATCCTGACATGCTGGTAACCAAAGCTGTCGTATACAGAGAAACAGACCCATCCCCAGAGGAGAGGGACAAGAAGCCACAG
- the EPB41L1 gene encoding band 4.1-like protein 1 isoform X20, producing the protein MTTETGPDSEVKKAQEEAPQQPEAAADATTPVTPAGHGHPEANSNEKHLPQQDTRPAEQSLDMEEKDYGEADGLSERTTPSKAQKSPQKIAKKYKSAICRVTLLDASEYECEVEKHGRGQVLFDLVCEHLNLLEKDYFGLTFCDADSQKNWLDPSKEIKKQIRSSPWNFAFTVKFYPPDPAQLTEDITRYYLCLQLRADIITGRLPCSFVTHALLGSYAVQAELGDYDAEEHVGNYVSELRFAPNQTRELEERIMELHKTYRGMTPGEAEIHFLENAKKLSMYGVDLHHAKDSEGIDIMLGVCANGLLIYRDRLRINRFAWPKILKISYKRSNFYIKIRPGEYEQFESTIGFKLPNHRSAKRLWKVCIEHHTFFRLVSPEPPPKGFLVMGSKFRYSGRTQAQTRQASALIDRPAPFFERSSSKRYTMSRSLDGAEFSRPASVSENHDAGPDSDKREEDGESGGRRSEAEEGELRTPTKIKELKPEQETTPRHKQEFLDKPEDVLLKHQASINELKRTLKEPNSKLIHRDRDWERERRLPSSPASPSPKGTPEKANEPVKTETMTVSSLAIRKKIEPEAVLQTRVSTVDTSQVDGTAPGGKEFMPTTPSITTETISTTMENSVKSGKGAAAMIPGPQTVATEIRSLSPIIGKDVLTSTYSATAETLSTSTTTHVTKTVKGGFSETRIEKRIIITGDEDVDQDQALALAIKEAKLQHPDMLVTKAVVYRETDPSPEERDKKPQES; encoded by the exons AGCCTAGACATGGAGGAGAAGGACTACGGTGAGGCCGACGGCCTGTCAGAGAGGACCACGCCCAGCAAGGCCCAGAAATCGCCCCAGAAGATTGCCAAGAAATACAAGAGTGCCATCTGCCGAGTCACTCTGCTCGATGCCTCTGAGTATGAGTGTGAGGTGGAG aAACATGGCCGGGGCCAGGTGCTATTTGACCTGGTCTGTGAGCACCTCAACCTCCTGGAGAAGGACTACTTTGGCCTGACCTTCTGTGATGCTGACAGCCAGAAG AACTGGCTGGACCCCTCCAAGGAAATCAAGAAGCAGATTCGGA GCAGCCCCTGGAATTTTGCCTTCACAGTCAAGTTCTACCCCCCTGACCCTGCTCAGCTGACCGAAGACATCACAAG ATACTACCTGTGCCTGCAGCTGCGGGCGGACATCATCACGGGCCGGCTGCCCTGCTCCTTCGTCACGCATGCCCTGCTGGGCTCCTACGCTGTGCAGGCTGAGCTGGGTGACTATGATGCTGAGGAGCATGTGGGCAACTATGTCAGCGAGCTCCGCTTCGCCCCTAACCAGACCcgggagctggaggagaggatCATGGAGCTGCACAAGACGTATAG GGGCATGACCCCAGGAGAAGCAGAAATCCACTTCCTAGAGAATGCGAAGAAGCTTTCCATGTATGGAGTAGACCTGCACCATGCCAAG GACTCTGAGGGCATCGACATCATGTTAGGAGTCTGTGCCAATGGCCTGCTTATCTACCGGGACCGGCTGAGAATCAACCGCTTCGCCTGGCCCAAGATTCTCAAGATCTCCTACAAGAGGAGTAACTTTTATATCAAGATCCGGCCTGGGGAG TATGAGCAGTTTGAGAGCACAATTGGCTTTAAACTCCCAAACCACCGGTCAGCCAAGAGACTGTGGAAGGTGTGCATCGAGCACCACACGTTCTTCCG GCTGGTGTCCCCTGAGCCCCCACCCAAGGGCTTCCTGGTGATGGGCTCCAAGTTCCGGTATAGTGGGAGGACCCAGGCACAGACCCGCCAGGCCAGCGCCCTCATCGATCGACCTGCACCCTTCTTTGAGCGTTCCTCCAGCAAACGGTACACCATGTCCCGCAGCCTTGATGGAG CAGAGTTCTCCCGTCCAGCCTCAGTCAGTGAGAACCATGACGCAGGACCTGACAGTGACAAGCGGGAAGAGGATGGCGAGTCTGGGGGGCGGCGGTCAGAGGCCGAGGAGGGAGAGCTGAGGACCCCCACCAAGATCAAGGAGCTAAAG CCGGAGCAGGAAACCACGCCGAGACACAAACAGGAG TTCTTAGACAAGCCAGAGGATGTCTTGCTGAAGCACCAGGCCAGCATCAACGAGCTCAAGAGGACCCTGAAGGAACCCAACAGCAAACTGATCCACCGGGATCGAGACTGGGAGCGGGAGCGCAGGCTGCCCTCCTCacccgcctccccctcccccaagggCACCCCTGAGAAAGCCAATGAG CCTGTGAAAACGGAAACCATGACTGTCAGCAGCCTGGCCATCAGGAAGAAGATCGAGCCGGAGGCTGTACTGCAGACCAGAGTCAGCACTGTGGACACCAGCCAG GTTGATGGCACTGCCCCAGGGGGGAAGGAGTTCATGCCAACCACTCCCTCCATCACCACGGAGACCATATCAACCACCATG GAGAACAGTGTCAAGTCCGGGAAGGGGGCAGCTGCCATGATCCCAGGCCCACAGACGGTGGCCACGGAAATCCGTTCTCTTTCTCCG ATCATCGGGAAAGATGTCCTCACCAGCACCTACAGCGCCACCGCGGAAAccctctccacctccaccaccacccatGTTACCAAA ACTGTGAAAGGAGGGTTTTCTGAGACAAGGATTGAGAAGCGAATCATCATTACTGGGGACGAAGATGTTGATCAAGACCAG GCCCTggctttggccatcaaggaggccaAACTGCAGCATCCTGACATGCTGGTAACCAAAGCTGTCGTATACAGAGAAACAGACCCATCCCCAGAGGAGAGGGACAAGAAGCCACAG
- the EPB41L1 gene encoding band 4.1-like protein 1 isoform X18: MTTETGPDSEVKKAQEEAPQQPEAAADATTPVTPAGHGHPEANSNEKHLPQQDTRPAEQSLDMEEKDYGEADGLSERTTPSKAQKSPQKIAKKYKSAICRVTLLDASEYECEVEKHGRGQVLFDLVCEHLNLLEKDYFGLTFCDADSQKNWLDPSKEIKKQIRSSPWNFAFTVKFYPPDPAQLTEDITRYYLCLQLRADIITGRLPCSFVTHALLGSYAVQAELGDYDAEEHVGNYVSELRFAPNQTRELEERIMELHKTYRGMTPGEAEIHFLENAKKLSMYGVDLHHAKDSEGIDIMLGVCANGLLIYRDRLRINRFAWPKILKISYKRSNFYIKIRPGEYEQFESTIGFKLPNHRSAKRLWKVCIEHHTFFRLVSPEPPPKGFLVMGSKFRYSGRTQAQTRQASALIDRPAPFFERSSSKRYTMSRSLDGAEFSRPASVSENHDAGPDSDKREEDGESGGRRSEAEEGELRTPTKIKELKFLDKPEDVLLKHQASINELKRTLKEPNSKLIHRDRDWERERRLPSSPASPSPKGTPEKANERAGLREGSEEKVKPPRPKAPESDTGDEDQDQERDAVFLKDNHLAIERKCSSITVSSTSSLEAEVDFTVIGDYHGSAFEDFSRSLPELDRDKSDSEPEGLVFSRDLNKGGPGQDDESGGIEDSPDRGACSTLDMPQFEPVKTETMTVSSLAIRKKIEPEAVLQTRVSTVDTSQVDGTAPGGKEFMPTTPSITTETISTTMTVKGGFSETRIEKRIIITGDEDVDQDQALALAIKEAKLQHPDMLVTKAVVYRETDPSPEERDKKPQES; the protein is encoded by the exons AGCCTAGACATGGAGGAGAAGGACTACGGTGAGGCCGACGGCCTGTCAGAGAGGACCACGCCCAGCAAGGCCCAGAAATCGCCCCAGAAGATTGCCAAGAAATACAAGAGTGCCATCTGCCGAGTCACTCTGCTCGATGCCTCTGAGTATGAGTGTGAGGTGGAG aAACATGGCCGGGGCCAGGTGCTATTTGACCTGGTCTGTGAGCACCTCAACCTCCTGGAGAAGGACTACTTTGGCCTGACCTTCTGTGATGCTGACAGCCAGAAG AACTGGCTGGACCCCTCCAAGGAAATCAAGAAGCAGATTCGGA GCAGCCCCTGGAATTTTGCCTTCACAGTCAAGTTCTACCCCCCTGACCCTGCTCAGCTGACCGAAGACATCACAAG ATACTACCTGTGCCTGCAGCTGCGGGCGGACATCATCACGGGCCGGCTGCCCTGCTCCTTCGTCACGCATGCCCTGCTGGGCTCCTACGCTGTGCAGGCTGAGCTGGGTGACTATGATGCTGAGGAGCATGTGGGCAACTATGTCAGCGAGCTCCGCTTCGCCCCTAACCAGACCcgggagctggaggagaggatCATGGAGCTGCACAAGACGTATAG GGGCATGACCCCAGGAGAAGCAGAAATCCACTTCCTAGAGAATGCGAAGAAGCTTTCCATGTATGGAGTAGACCTGCACCATGCCAAG GACTCTGAGGGCATCGACATCATGTTAGGAGTCTGTGCCAATGGCCTGCTTATCTACCGGGACCGGCTGAGAATCAACCGCTTCGCCTGGCCCAAGATTCTCAAGATCTCCTACAAGAGGAGTAACTTTTATATCAAGATCCGGCCTGGGGAG TATGAGCAGTTTGAGAGCACAATTGGCTTTAAACTCCCAAACCACCGGTCAGCCAAGAGACTGTGGAAGGTGTGCATCGAGCACCACACGTTCTTCCG GCTGGTGTCCCCTGAGCCCCCACCCAAGGGCTTCCTGGTGATGGGCTCCAAGTTCCGGTATAGTGGGAGGACCCAGGCACAGACCCGCCAGGCCAGCGCCCTCATCGATCGACCTGCACCCTTCTTTGAGCGTTCCTCCAGCAAACGGTACACCATGTCCCGCAGCCTTGATGGAG CAGAGTTCTCCCGTCCAGCCTCAGTCAGTGAGAACCATGACGCAGGACCTGACAGTGACAAGCGGGAAGAGGATGGCGAGTCTGGGGGGCGGCGGTCAGAGGCCGAGGAGGGAGAGCTGAGGACCCCCACCAAGATCAAGGAGCTAAAG TTCTTAGACAAGCCAGAGGATGTCTTGCTGAAGCACCAGGCCAGCATCAACGAGCTCAAGAGGACCCTGAAGGAACCCAACAGCAAACTGATCCACCGGGATCGAGACTGGGAGCGGGAGCGCAGGCTGCCCTCCTCacccgcctccccctcccccaagggCACCCCTGAGAAAGCCAATGAG agagcagggctgagggagggctcAGAGGAGAAAGTCAAACCACCACGTCCCAAGGCCCCAGAGAGTGACACAGGAGATGAGGACCAAGACCAGGAGAGGGACGCAGTGTTCCTGAAGGACAACCACCTGGCCATTGAGCGCAAGTGCTCCAGCATCACAGTCAGCTCCACGTCCAGCCTGGAGGCTGAGGTCGACTTCACAGTCATTGGTGACTACCATGGCAGCGCCTTCGAAGACTTCTCCCGCAGCCTGCCTGAGCTCGACCGAGACAAAAGCGACTCGGAACCCGAGGGCCTGGTGTTCTCCCGGGATCTCAACAAGGGGGGCCCTGGTCAGGATGACGAGTCAGGGGGCATCGAGGACAGCCCGGATCGAGGGGCCTGCTCTACCCTGGATATGCCCCAGTTTGAG CCTGTGAAAACGGAAACCATGACTGTCAGCAGCCTGGCCATCAGGAAGAAGATCGAGCCGGAGGCTGTACTGCAGACCAGAGTCAGCACTGTGGACACCAGCCAG GTTGATGGCACTGCCCCAGGGGGGAAGGAGTTCATGCCAACCACTCCCTCCATCACCACGGAGACCATATCAACCACCATG ACTGTGAAAGGAGGGTTTTCTGAGACAAGGATTGAGAAGCGAATCATCATTACTGGGGACGAAGATGTTGATCAAGACCAG GCCCTggctttggccatcaaggaggccaAACTGCAGCATCCTGACATGCTGGTAACCAAAGCTGTCGTATACAGAGAAACAGACCCATCCCCAGAGGAGAGGGACAAGAAGCCACAG